In the Myxococcota bacterium genome, AGTTCTCGATCGAGAAGGCGTAGAGAGTGAGGACCTCGATCCCCATCTCGCTGGCCGCGCGAACCACGGCCGACACGGATTCCTTGCCGGCGCGGTGCCCCTCCACACGGGTGAGGCCGCGACGTTCGGCCCAGCGCCCGTTGCCATCCATGATGATGGCGACGTGGCGGGGCAGCCGTTGTTTGGGAAGCTCCTCGATCGCCATCGCCTAGACCTGGAGGATCTCCTCCTCCTTCTGCGCCTTCATCTCGTCGATCTTCTGGACGTGTTCGTCGGTCATCGCCTGGATCTTCTTCTCTTCGCGCCGCTTGTCGTCGGCCGGCAGCCCCCCGTCGGATTCGAGATCCTTGAGCAGCGAAAGCGCGTCGCGACGCCCTTCGCGCACGCCGACCTTGTGATCTTCGGCGAGCCGATGAACGTGCTTCACCAGCTCCTTGCGCCGTTCTTCGGTGAGCGGCGGGATCGGGATCCGGACCACCTTGCCGTCGTTGCTCGGCGTGAGACCCAGGTCCGAGGTCTGGATCGCCTTCTCGATCGCCGGCATCGCGCCCTTGTC is a window encoding:
- a CDS encoding ribosome-recycling factor → DKGAMPAIEKAIQTSDLGLTPSNDGKVVRIPIPPLTEERRKELVKHVHRLAEDHKVGVREGRRDALSLLKDLESDGGLPADDKRREEKKIQAMTDEHVQKIDEMKAQKEEEILQV